Proteins encoded together in one Mycobacterium sp. MS1601 window:
- the chvE gene encoding multiple monosaccharide ABC transporter substrate-binding protein — MRRSFVRAVGVLAAAVAITSVGCGRSTTTEATDAGGEHTGTIGISMPTKSSERWVADGDNMAEQFQALGYQTDLQYGDDVVQNQVSQIENMITKGVRALVIAPIDGSSLTDILQRAADADIPVVSYDRLIRGSENVDYYATFDNFKVGVLQANYIVDTLGVEQNPGPFNIELFAGSPDDNNATFFFDGAMSVLTPYIDSGKLVVRSGQTSFDQVATLRWDGGLAQSRMDNLLSRAYTSGRVDAVLSPYDGMSLGIISALKSSGYGTPANPLPVVTGQDAELASVKSIIAGEQTQTVFKDTRELAESAVQMADSMLTDGEPEVNDTTTYDNGVKVVPSYLLEPVSVDRENYEKVLVESGYYTQDQLA, encoded by the coding sequence ATGCGCAGGAGCTTTGTCCGAGCTGTGGGCGTGCTCGCAGCCGCGGTTGCGATCACCAGCGTCGGCTGCGGCCGGTCGACCACCACCGAAGCCACCGACGCCGGCGGTGAACACACCGGCACCATCGGTATCTCGATGCCCACCAAGTCCTCCGAGCGATGGGTGGCCGACGGTGACAACATGGCCGAGCAGTTCCAGGCCCTCGGCTACCAGACCGATCTGCAGTACGGCGACGACGTGGTGCAGAACCAGGTGTCGCAGATCGAGAACATGATCACCAAGGGCGTGCGGGCCCTCGTCATCGCACCGATCGACGGCTCCTCGCTGACCGACATCCTGCAGCGGGCCGCTGACGCCGACATTCCGGTGGTCAGCTATGACCGCCTGATCCGCGGGTCGGAGAACGTCGACTACTACGCCACCTTCGACAACTTCAAAGTCGGCGTGCTGCAGGCCAATTACATTGTCGACACCCTCGGCGTGGAGCAGAACCCGGGCCCGTTCAACATCGAACTGTTCGCCGGATCGCCGGATGACAACAACGCCACCTTCTTCTTCGACGGCGCCATGAGTGTGCTGACACCCTACATCGACAGCGGCAAGCTGGTGGTGCGCAGCGGCCAGACGTCCTTCGATCAGGTGGCCACCCTGCGCTGGGACGGCGGGCTGGCCCAGTCCCGGATGGACAACCTGCTCAGCCGGGCCTACACCAGCGGCCGGGTAGACGCCGTGCTCTCGCCGTATGACGGGATGTCCCTTGGCATCATCTCCGCGCTGAAGAGCTCGGGTTACGGCACACCGGCCAACCCGCTGCCGGTGGTCACCGGGCAGGACGCCGAGCTGGCCTCCGTCAAGTCCATCATCGCGGGTGAGCAGACACAGACAGTCTTCAAGGACACCCGGGAACTGGCCGAATCCGCAGTACAGATGGCCGATTCCATGCTCACCGACGGCGAACCCGAGGTCAACGACACCACCACCTACGACAACGGGGTGAAGGTGGTGCCGTCCTATCTCCTGGAACCGGTCAGCGTCGACAGGGAGAACTACGAAAAGGTGCTGGTCGAATCGGGTTACTACACCCAGGACCAGCTCGCCTGA